From Paenarthrobacter sp. A20:
ATCGATTATTGTGCCGAGGTCGCCCGTGTATAGGGCGACGGATAACCCATCGGGTCCGAATGCAGTAGTGATGAGCAAATTATTCGTGGTGGTTGATTTATCGAGGGTCTGAACTTTGTACCCGCGTGATTCATAAAATGCTGAGACTTTCTGCCTGAGTGTCTCGCGCTCGGCGGAGCTGAGGGGACCCGTGGTCCGGCCGCCGGAGAACTGCTTGCCGCTTCCGGTGTCCTGGAAGTTGCAGTATCCACCTGCCGGTACGTCCTCGTTCACCCAGTCACCTGGTGACAAGGCCTGAATCTCATCGAGGAGTCCGAAGAACTCCGTTCTGGCCTCTTCCGGTGTCATATTCAACCCATTCCCACCATTGGGAAGCATGTTGCTTGCGGCGGTTTGAGAGGGTGGGAGACCTCCATCAGCACTCCTGCCCGAAGACCCAGCGGCGCATCCGGACACGAGCAGCAGCAGGACGGCACTGGTGGAAAGTACGCGTCTGTAAAGGGGGCGGTGCATGGTTGTCATCGTTTTCTAGCGAAATTTGCCTTCCGGGTCGGGAACGCAGCGGGTGTTTCCGCCAAGGTTTATTTCGTACTTTCCGGTGGTGAGCCCCATGACGAATTTGTCGGGCCCGAACACGTCGGTGTGTCTGACGAAGTTCGGGCCGCCATCGGATTCTTGCTTCACAGTGAACCCCGTGGACACGAAGACAGTTTTTACCTTGTCGTGCAGAGCGTCCATTTCTTCCCGGCTCAGCGGACTTCGACTGGTATCGATTGAGAATTGGGTACCGTCAGACCCGTCCGGGAGCCGGCAGACATCCCCTTGATATTCGGAGGGCGGCGCGACATCCCAGTCGCCGGGGGCGAGGGCCTGAATCTTGTTGAAGAGGTTGAAGTACTCTGTGCGGGCTTGTTCTGGGTCCATGGTTTGCTCCGCGGTGCTGGTAGGTGGGTTGGTTCCAGGGGTTGTTCCGCACCCTGCAAGGGTGATTAGAAGGATGGCTGCGGCGGGAAGGATGCGCCTGTTAAGGGGGCCGTGCATGGTTGTCATCGTGTCGCATTCGTGAGTTGGTCATTCAAGCCGAGGGCGATTCTGGCTTGGTTATAGCTTGACTGGGTTCTCCTGTCGAAGTACCCGTAGATGCCGTCCTTGCCGCCTGTTTGTCCGTCGTGGGTTTTCGTTGGGAGTTCTGTGGCACCATCAGGTCCCGTGATGCCGTCCGTGCCGAAGGTGACGGCGCCGAATCCGGGGCTGCGGTGCTTTTACGCTGCCAGCCGAGCCCATGCCCGACTTCAGCTACGTGATCCCAGTCGTAGGTTCCCCGGTATACGGTGCCGCCGGGGTTCAGGTGGAGATCGTTCACGGAGGTCACGTTATCAGGGGCCCCAACGTCCCCGACGAGAACGAGGTTATCGACAGGCAGCTCGGTTTTTGCTGCCTCCATGGCCCCGAGGGAACCCATGGAGTGCCCGACTGCTGTTGTCATGGCTGCGTTGTCGAGGTTTTGGTGAACGGCGTTGACCCCTGTCGCGTAGTTGCGAAGGGCAGGACCCACGACTTTTGCTTGGTCGTTGCTGAACACACCCAGACCCTGGGCCGGCTCGACACCAATCCAGGCAACGACAGCAATCCGGTTCTTATCCAGCCCGTTGGAACCGGCGAGTTTGCGTTGATCAAGCCGCTGATCATTGGCCTGTTTGGTCTTGGATGCCAGGTCCTTGCCGATGGTGGTGTCCAGCCCGGGGAGCTGGTAGGTGACGTGCTTGGCGGCGTCGAGGTCTCCCACGGAAATAGATGCACCGAACCCGGTCTCCGATCCTGTCCCGAGACTAAAGGGAGCGAAGCTGATTAGTTGCCGGATGTCGGATGGATCCTGAGGATTGGTTTTCGGCTTGCCCTGGCTGTCGTAGAGCGATTCCCAGACTTTGTTGACCATGCCTTCCTGGGAGCCTTCATCAACTTTTCCGCCGTGCTCTTCGCGGTACTTCTTCCAGTAGTCGTGCATCTGCAGCAACTTTTTGCGGTTGGCAAGGTCCCTGGCGGTCGCGGTGACACCGTTCAGGTTCCCAATAACGTCCGGAAGTGCATCGATCAGAAGGTGCTGTTCTTCACCGACGGTGATTTTCCCGGTGGCAGGCTCGACGGTGTGGCCGAGGCCAGACCACCACGTGGCTGTGGCTACGGGGTCCAGTCCTGGTTGGGTCAGGAGTTCCCGCAGCCGGGCGGTGCCACCATTACCGAGCCAAACCTTCAGTTGCGCTGCACTCATGGTTCCGATGTCGTTCAAACCCACTTGGTTTGGTGCTGCGTACTGGATGAAGAGCCCGTTGAGCATGCTGTCCGCCACGGCGCCGCTGCCGGCTGTTTCGAATGCGGTGGCGACCTGCTCTATCCAATCGGCGTCTGCTGCGTTGGCGGCGAGCAACCGCTCAAAACCAGCAACAAACGATTCAGTCTCGATGTTCACCCAGGAACAGGATGCTGTGAAGCCGCTCCAGGCGTTCCGGACTGCGACAAAGTGTGAGTTCAAGGTGTTCGTGGCAGTCCGGGACACTGAGGCGAAGCCGCGCAGCTTGCCCGGGTCAGCCGAGGTGGTTCCGGTTCCTGGTCCGCCGGCGAACCGGGGCCGGTCCCGCGGAGAAAACACAGCTGAAACAGCCGGTGCAGGGACCGGCGTTCTCTCGGGCATCGGGTCCAAAATCATAGTTGCGACTGTCGCGGATGCTTTCGCGATGTCACCGGAGAGCAGTTGCTGTTTGCGGATGTTGTCGCGTTGCTGCCAGGCTTCCATGTTCTTTTGCCGGGCTTTCTCTTGCTGGGCCCTGTGCTTGGCCTCGCCGACATCCTCGGCCAGAGCCGCCAGGACACCTGAAAGCTTGCCGCGATCATCGGACCTGATGGCGCAGGCGTCCTTGAACAAGCGCCCGTAGCCCCCGTTGAAATCCTGCACTGCCTGCTCCACGGCCCCATACAGGAAGCCTCCCTCGGCACGCAGAACCTCGTCGGCGGAGTTTGCGGCAGTGATCAGCGCGTCGGCCGCGCCGTCATCAAAAGCAATTCCCATGCCTGCCCCCAAACCAGAACGATAAATCCAACGATTAGCATAACTGCTGTTTGGGCAATTGGAGGTCGTGGTGTTGTACGGCTTTAGGAGGTTGTGTATGCCAGAGGATGCCAAGATGCACCGATTCCTGACGACGGAGCGGGTGGCCGAGGAACTGAATGTGTCAGTGAAGCAAAGCAAGGTGTTGCTTGAGCGGGTGATCTGCGGGAGTCCAGCTCCGGGGCCGTAGGAGCAGAAGCCGGAAGTCACCTTTTGGCTACAACCTGCCTGTGCCGCGGGTCACAAGTTCCGTTAGGGCGCCAACTTCCATAGGCTTGCAGGGTGATCTTCAAAGCTGTGGGCGAGGGACGCCCGTACCCTGACCATGGATACTCGGCGCCGCGGGACTGGGCTGCCTTGCCCCCGCGCCCTATCCGCCTCGATGAACTGGTAACCACCAAACGAACCCTGGATTTGGAGGCATTGTTGGCTGAAGACTCAACCTTCTTCGGCGACCTGTTCCCGCACGTTGTCCAGTATCAGGGCGTCATGTACCTCGAAGACGGGCTCCATAGGGCCGTGCGCACGGCGCTCCACCAGAGGACGGCGATCCACGCACGCGTCCTGGTGATCGATGGCTAGGCTGACGGGTCCGGAGGTGGACACGTCCCCAGCAAAAAAACCTAAGCGTCCCAAGGATGCGACGCAGCTTCACGGCCACCACGTGGTCACCGGACCGGAGCTGCGGGCAACGTTTGCCGAGGATGCCGCGGCCCAGAAGAGCCGTTTCCGACGCCGGTTGTTCCACGGAATCGTTCTTGTGCTGCTGGTGGGCGTGATCGCTGCCGGTGCCGTTGGCGCTTGGGCGATCATGAACGGCGTCATCAAGGTCCCCACCGCGATCGCCAGCAAAGCTCCCACCAGTCTGTGCCCCACCACCACGTTCGACTACGTCCCGAACGAAACGGTTAATCTCAATGTCTTCAACGCTACGTCCCGTGGTGGGTTGGCTGGAACC
This genomic window contains:
- a CDS encoding alpha/beta hydrolase codes for the protein MGIAFDDGAADALITAANSADEVLRAEGGFLYGAVEQAVQDFNGGYGRLFKDACAIRSDDRGKLSGVLAALAEDVGEAKHRAQQEKARQKNMEAWQQRDNIRKQQLLSGDIAKASATVATMILDPMPERTPVPAPAVSAVFSPRDRPRFAGGPGTGTTSADPGKLRGFASVSRTATNTLNSHFVAVRNAWSGFTASCSWVNIETESFVAGFERLLAANAADADWIEQVATAFETAGSGAVADSMLNGLFIQYAAPNQVGLNDIGTMSAAQLKVWLGNGGTARLRELLTQPGLDPVATATWWSGLGHTVEPATGKITVGEEQHLLIDALPDVIGNLNGVTATARDLANRKKLLQMHDYWKKYREEHGGKVDEGSQEGMVNKVWESLYDSQGKPKTNPQDPSDIRQLISFAPFSLGTGSETGFGASISVGDLDAAKHVTYQLPGLDTTIGKDLASKTKQANDQRLDQRKLAGSNGLDKNRIAVVAWIGVEPAQGLGVFSNDQAKVVGPALRNYATGVNAVHQNLDNAAMTTAVGHSMGSLGAMEAAKTELPVDNLVLVGDVGAPDNVTSVNDLHLNPGGTVYRGTYDWDHVAEVGHGLGWQRKSTAAPDSAPSPSARTASRDLMVPQNSQRKPTTDKQAARTASTGTSTGEPSQAITKPESPSA
- a CDS encoding type II toxin-antitoxin system VapB family antitoxin; translated protein: MIFKAVGEGRPYPDHGYSAPRDWAALPPRPIRLDELVTTKRTLDLEALLAEDSTFFGDLFPHVVQYQGVMYLEDGLHRAVRTALHQRTAIHARVLVIDG
- a CDS encoding LytR C-terminal domain-containing protein; this translates as MDTSPAKKPKRPKDATQLHGHHVVTGPELRATFAEDAAAQKSRFRRRLFHGIVLVLLVGVIAAGAVGAWAIMNGVIKVPTAIASKAPTSLCPTTTFDYVPNETVNLNVFNATSRGGLAGTVAEQFTARGFKVASVDNSDTAYTGVGVVVSGVKGQAAAFNIQRNLAGTDYFQDNREDESVDVILTSGYEGLVEPELVDQTPGKLLCPREDLRIADNSKWPVVPTLPAGQ